The genomic window AGTTTAATCTTTACTCAATTCAATTGACTGACTTTATATCAACTTCTGTTTAATTTTCAAAGACCATTTCTTTAGCTGCACTCAAGCAACTTATTCAGTATATCATTTTGTTTCTTTCTTGTCAACAATTTTTTTGAACTCTTTATTTCAAATTTTGTTGTTGTTTTGTCGTTGCTCTCTTGCCACGACATGGAATATCTTATCACAATTACTAAAGCAATTAACTTGATTATTACTCATAAAAATTAATTATATTCATCATAATCAATTTTATTCACTTTTTCTTTCATTTTATCATATTGATACACAAGGGCAAGTATACTTAAAACCACCGCTATCACTCTGAATTGATATTCCTTTCCCTACTTCTATTAACATATTCTATAATTAGATTGTAGTCCCCCTTATAAAAAGTTTCATTGAAATAATAAAAGATGTAAATAGTAGCTATTATCTACATTTACACCTTTTTCTTATTTTCAATTCCACATTATAAAAGTATCTACTGTTTATTTATTAAATTCATAACCTAAGCTTAACAAAGCAGATATATACTAAGTTCAATAAACACTTCCAACTATATAAATACTATTATATGTATGTATTATTTTATTTCAGTTGAATACTTTCCTTTTAATTCTTCTACCATAGTCATATATTTATGATTTTGTCTTTGTTGCATAAGTTGACCTTTTATCATATCTTTAACTTCATCAAGAGATTTTTGTGCTGCTTCCATCTTATTTTCTACTTTTATTAAATGATATCCAAATTGAGTTTTAACAGGCTGGCTTAAAGTACCTATTTCTAAAGTAAATGCTGCTTCTTCAAATTCTGGAACCATTTGACCTCTACCAAATTGTCCCAAATTTCCACCTTGTGCTTTAGAAGGGCAAGTTGAATACTCTTGTGCTGCTTCTTCAAAAGATAACCCTTCTTTTATTTTACCAGCAATTTCATTTGCAAGTTCTTCTGTATCTACAAGTATATGTTTTGCTGATACCATTTCCGGAGTCTTAAATCCTTCTTTATTTGCATTGTAATAATCTTCAACTTCTTTATCTGTTACTTCAACAGATTTCAATGCATTTTCTATAGATAATTGAGTTATTAGTTCTCTTTTTGTAGCTTCTAATGCTT from Clostridium sp. MB40-C1 includes these protein-coding regions:
- a CDS encoding peptidylprolyl isomerase: MENKVLAIVNGKEITEKDLQTAMLRFPQDRRGFLASEQGKKQLIEQLVAFELFYNYGKDNGIEETETYKEALEATKRELITQLSIENALKSVEVTDKEVEDYYNANKEGFKTPEMVSAKHILVDTEELANEIAGKIKEGLSFEEAAQEYSTCPSKAQGGNLGQFGRGQMVPEFEEAAFTLEIGTLSQPVKTQFGYHLIKVENKMEAAQKSLDEVKDMIKGQLMQQRQNHKYMTMVEELKGKYSTEIK